CAGCGAAGGGCGGGGGCTCATCGCTGGGGCCTCTCCAGGGGCAGCTTGTTCCAAGGGCCCCCCGGGCTGGGTTTTCATTCCAGTCCCCGCTttaaggggcggggggaggctgcaCCAGCCCAGCGGAAGCTGGGGGCGCGGTGTGTTCCAGCGGCCCTGCCCGGCATCTCCCCGTGCACCTGCTGCGCTCGGCCCTGTCATTTCAGCTGCAGATCAGAGGCTCCGTATAATACAATTAGGCTTCCCAGGCAGGCGGCACTgggcttcccccccagccccgccctcccACCTGCATTTTAATGGGGCTTGGCTGCCAGCGTGGGTGCCAAGGAACTGCCAGGCGCCCGTTTCCTGTAGTTAGAAACTGCCTGAAAACTTCCCTGCACAGTGGGTGCCTGGGTCACCCGGGCACAGTGCCCCGGGTCTGCTTCCCCCCGGGGGACGGGCGGGGGACCTGGGAACATGGCTCTGCTTTGGGGGCAGGAAACCTCAGGGAAAGAGGAAGGCCGGAAACAGCGGGGCTCACAGCAGAATCGCCCCGAGCCGGGGCTGGGTTAGTGCCCATGGCCTTGCCCCAGGGATGGGCTTGGCCTGGATATCCCCAGGCCTGCCTTGGCCCAGGCTGGTAAATTGCCTGTTGCATTTAGTCATCGCCTGTGCGGCTCCGTTAATGAGGATCCCTGCCTGGTCCCTGTACCTGTGAATTACACCCGCAGCAGCCTGTCTCCAGCATGTCCCCACCTGCCGctcagccgtgtgtgtgtgtgtgtgtactgcggGGGTAGTGAAAACACACTGCcgtgggaggaaaggggggatgcTCAAAGgtgaatgcatgtgtgtgtgtgtgagcgtgcATGCGTGTTGGTGTGTGCGTGCGAGAGCGtgcgtgtgtgagtgtgtgtgtgtactgccgGGGTAGTGAAAACACACTGCCGCGGGAGGAAAGGGGGGGATGCTCAAAGGTGAatgaatgtgtgtttgtgtgtgagcgTGTGTGCGTGTTAGTGTGCATGTgcgagagtgtgtgtgtgtactgcggGGATAGTGAAAACACACTGCCGTCGGAGGAAAGGGGGGGATGCTCAAAGGTGaatgcatgcgtgtgtgtgtgtgagcgtgcATGTGTGTTGGTGTGCGTGtgcaagagtgtgtgtgtgtgtactgcggGGGTAGTGAAAACACACTGCCGTCGGAGGAAAGGGGGGGATGCTCAAAGGtgaatgcgtgtgtgtgtgtgtgtgcatgtgtgttggtgtgtgtgtgcgagagCGTGTGTGAGTGTATGTGTGTACTGCGGGGGTAGTGAAAACACACTGCCGCgggaggaaaggggggatgcTCAAAGGTgaatgcatgtgtgtttgtgtgtgtgagtgtgcatgcgtgtgtgttgGTGTGCGTGTGCGAGAGCGtgcatgtgtgagtgtgtgtgtctacTGCGGGGATAGTGAAAACACACTGCCGCgggaggaaaggggggatgcGCAAAGGTgaatgcatgtgtgtttgtgtgtgtgaatgtgcgTGCGTGTTGGTGTGTGCGTGCGAGAGAGtgcgtgtgtgagtgtgtgtgtctacTGCGGGGGTAGTGAAAACACACTGCCGCgggaggaaaggggggatgcTCAaaggtgaatgtgtgtgtgtgtgagcgtgcGTGTGTGTTGGTGTGCGCGtgagagagcgtgtgtgtgtgtgtgtactgcagGAGTAGTGAAAACACACTGCCGCGGGAGGAAAGGGGGGGATGCTCAAAGGTGAATgcatgtgtttttgtgtgtgagcGTGCGAGAGCGTGCGTGCGGGTGTGAGCGTGTGCGGGAGCGTGCAGGTGCTCACGTGAGCCTCGTGGGCTCTGGCACGCCGGCGTTTCGATGCTACCATAAAACCAGCCACAGCAGCCCCTCGGTTCACCCGGAGTCGCCTCCCCGGGGCTCTGGCGCGGTGGTAGGGGCCGGAGAGCGTTCGTGCCGGGCCTGGCGCTCGTGGGGGACCCGGGCCCGGTTCTGAGGGACCCTCCGAGGCCTTGGCACTGAGCCTGCTGACTCGGGGAGTttggcagggtttgggggtggggcagggcagggctgtgttgAAGAGTGagagacagggggtggggacacaatggttggggggcagggctgtgctgggGAGTGGAACTGGGGGCACGGGATtgggggcagggccatgctggGGAGCGGGGCGCAGAGGatcgggggcagggctgggggcacagggacTTGGGGGTCAGGACTgtgctgggaggtggggctgTGCTGACTCGctgccccctgctctctgccccccacaggtGGTCTGCGTGGAGGGCCACATGACCAAAACCCTGGGCTACCTGGAGCTGGGCACCTCGGGGCTCCTCAAGACCCTCCCGTCCGGCGCCTTGAAGCCTCCGCCCCTGCCCCCGGCCCGGCTGTTCTCCGGGGAGCCCTCAAAGGCCAAGGCCGGTGCCCTGACCCCCTGGGCCTGGCCTAGGAACCAGACGGGTGCCGAGCCCCCGGGCCAACGCAAGCCCTTGCTCAAGACGGGCCGGGCCCGGAAGATCTTCGGCTGGGGCGACTTCTACTTCAACATCAAGACGCTCAAGTTCAGCCTGCTGGTGACGGGCAAGATCGTGGACCACGTCAACGGCACCTTCAGCGTCTACTTCCGGCACAACTCCTCCAGCCTGGGCAACGTCTCCGTCAGCATCGTGCCCCCGGGCAAGGTGGTGGAGTTCGACGTGCTGGGGCCCCCGCCGGCCACCGAGCCCCAGCAGGCCACCCTGCCCGAGGCCAAGGAGCCCAGGGCCTTCAACTGCCACGTGGAGTACGAGAAGACCAACCGGGCCCGGAAGAACAAGCCCTGTCTCTACGACCCGGCCAAGGTGTGCTTCACCGAGCACACGCAGAGCCACGCCGCCTGGCTGTGCGCCAAGCCCTTCAAGGTCATCTGCATCTTCGTctccttctgcagctttgactacAAGCTGGTGCAGAAGGTCTGCCCCGATTACAACTTCCAGCACGACCGCCCCTACTTCGGCTGAACCCCCTCCCGGCCCCCCAGAATAAAAACCCAGCTCGCACAGCGTCCAGGGGGCGGGGAAGGACCCTGCCTCGCCCTGGTGGGGGTGGTAGATGGGCTTCTCCCAGCCGCCTGGAGGAGGGGGTGCCGTGGAACGGGCGCGGGGGACGCTGTGCGGCCGCCCCCACCCCGGGCTGTGGCGAGCCCCTGTGGGGATCTGTGGACCGGACTCTTTGCTCCATCAGCTACGGTCCTCCGGAACCGCTCGGGACCGGCCAGGCCGGGCTGACGCAGCCGGATCCCCTTGGACCGCGGTGGAAGGACGGGCGGGGGGACATGTGAGCAGCGCAGCCGGAGCCGGTGGCCCCATCCCTGCTGGGAAATGGGGGGACGAGGGCCAGGGGCTGCACAGGGCGACCGAGTGACACGTATCCAGAGGTGCAAATCGgcacgggggtgtgtgtgtgcacctgcgTGTGTAAATGTATCTGGGATATTGGGGGTGCTGGCTAGCGTGTGATTGGTGGGGGTGTGCGTGTGTAAATGTATCCGTgatattggtgtgtgtgtgtctgtgtgtaaatGTATCCGTGATATTGTGGGGGGAGGATGTCAGGTGTTGGGTGCAGTGTGATTCGTGGGTGTGCATGAGTAAATGTACCAGTGATATAGGGGTGCTGGCTGGTGTGTGATTGGTGGGGGTGTGCGTGTGTAAATGTATCCGTGGTATTGGGGGTGTTGTCGGGGGGTGTCAGGTGTTGGCTggagtgtgatttgtgggtatgCATGTCTGTGTGTAAATGTATCCGTGATAtcggggagtgtgtgtgtaaatgtatcAGTGATATGGGGGGGTTAGCTGGTGTGTGATTGGCAGAGGCATGCGTGTGTAAATGTATCAgtgatggggggtgtgtgtgtacggATTGATGGCTCGGGGCCCAGCGCAGACAGGTACCTTTGCCAGCCATCGCCTGGGGTGAGCCAACCCGCCCTTCTGGCTCctcctgggggggctggggctgtggtgaGAGCTGCCTGCTGCCGGCCCTCCCGGCTCTGACCCCAGCGGGCTGCGTGGCTGAGCCAGGAGCCGGCCCCGGGGATGATGAGGCGATGCCTGCCCAGCGCTGCACCCCCGGGTCCAGCCCGGCTGCAAGCGGGCGCTGCTCTCCCTTCGCTCCCCTGGAGCCGtgtccacccctgccccctgcgcAGGGGAGGGAGCACGTTATTCGGGAGGGGACCAGGGCCTCCCCCCATTTCTTTCTCCCCCatgtgccccctgccca
The DNA window shown above is from Caretta caretta isolate rCarCar2 chromosome 20, rCarCar1.hap1, whole genome shotgun sequence and carries:
- the NXPH4 gene encoding neurexophilin-4 — its product is MKLLRWLPAIFSHWLLLKVVCVEGHMTKTLGYLELGTSGLLKTLPSGALKPPPLPPARLFSGEPSKAKAGALTPWAWPRNQTGAEPPGQRKPLLKTGRARKIFGWGDFYFNIKTLKFSLLVTGKIVDHVNGTFSVYFRHNSSSLGNVSVSIVPPGKVVEFDVLGPPPATEPQQATLPEAKEPRAFNCHVEYEKTNRARKNKPCLYDPAKVCFTEHTQSHAAWLCAKPFKVICIFVSFCSFDYKLVQKVCPDYNFQHDRPYFG